From one Amaranthus tricolor cultivar Red isolate AtriRed21 chromosome 17, ASM2621246v1, whole genome shotgun sequence genomic stretch:
- the LOC130804055 gene encoding 40S ribosomal protein S11, with protein MAEQTEKAFLKQPKVFLSSKKSGKGKRPGKGGNRFWKSIGLGFKTPRDAIEGTYIDKKCPFTGNVSIRGRILAGTCHSAKMQRTIIVRRNYLHYIKKYQRYEKRHSNISAHISPCFRVKEGDHVIIGQCRPLSKTVRFNVLKVIPAGSAAGGKKAFTGM; from the exons ATGGCGGAACAG ACTGAGAAGGCCTTTTTGAAGCAGCCGAAAGTGTTCCTTTC GTCGAAGAAATCAGGTAAAGGAAAGAGACCTGGAAAAGGAGGAAATAGATTCTGGAAGAGCATTGGTTTGGGATTCAAGACTCCTCGTGATGCCATTGAAG GAACTTACATCGACAAGAAATGCCCCTTCACCGGCAATGTTTCTATCAGAGGTCGTATCCTTGCTGGTACTTGCCACAGTGCTAAGATGCAAAGAACAATCATTGTACGTCGCAACTACCTTCACTATATCAAGAAGTACCAAAG GTATGAGAAGAGGCACTCCAACATCTCTGCCCACATTTCACCTTGTTTCCGTGTGAAAGAAGGCGACCATGTCATCATTGGCCAGTGCAG ACCCCTGTCAAAAACAGTGAGATTTAATGTATTGAAGGTTATTCCAGCTGGGTCAGCCGCTGGTGGCAAGAAGGCTTTCACTGGGATGTAA